A region from the Riemerella anatipestifer genome encodes:
- a CDS encoding glycosyltransferase family 2 protein, producing the protein MRFLIIIPAHNEEDSILLCLKSLAKQTYQNFDCIVVNDGSTDKTKELVESFIKDNLSFKLKNLESSFHQPGAKVVQTFYRGLEEVSLADYDVICKFDADIIFPSQYLENINKIYTENPKAGMVSGLVYIQNDKGEWIYENLSSKNHVRGPIKSYRKDCFLAMNGLRSVLGWDNIDVMLAQMNGYDIITIKNLWVKHLRPTAYKYKSQKAEKLGEYFYNIGLNLPLAMISSAKSSFKNGSFLEFFITMKSFLSQNKSLQLTQEEIKFIRKLRNPLQKIFNRQ; encoded by the coding sequence TTGAGATTCCTTATCATCATACCAGCACATAATGAAGAAGATAGTATTTTGCTATGTTTAAAATCTTTAGCAAAACAGACTTATCAAAATTTTGACTGCATTGTTGTAAATGATGGCTCTACAGATAAAACAAAAGAGTTGGTAGAAAGTTTCATTAAAGATAACCTTTCTTTTAAACTCAAAAATTTAGAATCTTCCTTTCATCAGCCTGGGGCAAAGGTCGTTCAAACTTTTTATCGAGGTTTAGAAGAGGTTTCTTTAGCTGATTATGATGTTATCTGCAAATTCGATGCTGATATTATATTTCCATCGCAATATTTAGAAAACATCAATAAAATCTATACAGAAAATCCTAAAGCTGGTATGGTCTCTGGATTGGTATATATTCAAAATGATAAAGGAGAATGGATTTATGAGAATTTATCCTCAAAAAATCATGTCAGAGGTCCTATAAAATCTTACCGAAAAGATTGTTTTTTAGCAATGAATGGACTTCGCTCCGTATTGGGTTGGGATAATATAGATGTGATGTTAGCTCAAATGAATGGTTATGATATTATCACCATTAAAAATCTTTGGGTAAAACATTTAAGACCTACAGCTTATAAATACAAATCTCAAAAAGCTGAAAAATTGGGAGAATATTTCTATAATATTGGGCTTAATCTTCCTCTAGCTATGATATCATCTGCGAAGTCGTCTTTTAAAAACGGTTCATTTTTAGAATTTTTTATAACAATGAAGAGCTTTTTATCTCAAAATAAGTCCTTACAATTAACTCAAGAAGAAATTAAATTCATCAGAAAGTTGAGAAACCCTCTACAAAAAATATTTAACAGACAATAA